The Candidatus Atribacteria bacterium region CCGCCAAACCAGAACCATTTAAAGTGTGGACAAAATTCACTTTCTCTTTTTCTTTTGAGCGATATCTTATCATCGCTCTCCTGGCTTGAAAATCTTCACAATTACTGCAAGAAGAAATCTCTCTATATCTTCCTTGAGCCGGCAACCACACTTCGACATCATAGGTCTTGGCTGCTGAAAAACCTATATCCCCGGTGCAAAGAACAATGACCCGATAGGGCAGCTCTAATCTTTTTAAGACTTCCTCGGCATTTTTAGTTAAAGACTCCAGCTCATGATAAGAATTTTCCGGCGTACATATTTTTACCAACTCCACTTTGTTAAATTGGTGCTGTCTGATCAAACCCCTTACATCTTTACCATAAGAACCGGCTTCTTTGCGAAAACAAGCCGTATAGGCGGTATAATAAAGAGGCAGGTCATCCTCATTTAAGATCTCCTGCCGATGAAGATTAGTTAAAGGTACTTCGGCAGTAGGCACCAGGTAAAGACCATTTTCACATTTAAATAGATCACTTTCAAACTTGGGCAGCTGTCCGGTGCCGGTCATCGTTTCGGAATTGACTAAAAAAGGAGGGAATATTTCTTGATACCCGTGTTCATTGGTATGAAGGTCGAGCATAAAATTAATAAGTGCTCTTTCCAATTTAGCCCCCATCCCTTTTAATACGGTAAAACGGGCGGAGGCTAAGGCTGCTCCTCTTTCAAAGTCGAGTATATTCAGGGCTTCCCCGATATCCCAATGGGCTAAAGGAGTAAAATCGTATTCCCGCGGCTTTCCCCATTTCCTTATCTCTATATTACTCTTTTCGTCCTCTCCCAATGGCACACTTTGATGAGGAATATTGGGGATTTCCAGTAATATTTTAGCCGTCTTTTCCTCTGTTTCTTTTATCCGGGCATCTAATTCTTTGATCTTTGCCGATACTTCTTTCATGGCTAAAATCTTTTCCTGCGCATCCTTCTTTTCTCTCTTTAATTTTCCGATCTCTTCACTGACCGTATTTCTTTGTTCTTTTAAGGCATCCGCTTCTAATAATAGCTTTCTCCTTTTCTCGTCCAGGTTTAATACTTCTTCTAAATCCATTTTTTCTTTTCTCTTCTTTAATGCTTCTTTTACTTTTTCCGGATTTGAACGGATAAGTTTTATATCTAACATTTTTTCTCCTTCTTTAATCATATTACTAATAATATAGCTATCGTGAGTAGCGTTTAGCGTATAGTGACAGGCGATACGCCTCTCCTACTAACGACTAATTTTATCCCTTAATAACTCCCAATGGCCGCATCCGCACCACTTTTCTGGATATCCCGGTCTGATGCATCACTTCCACCACTTCGTTTACATCTTTATAGGCATCGGACATCTCTTCGACTAGGGTTCCCCGGCTTTCCGCTTTTACAATGATCCCCTTTTCTCTTAATTCCTGCTGAATGTCTCTCCCCCGCGCTTCTTTTTTGGCTTTCATTCTACTCATGATCCTTCCTGCTCCATGACAGGTTGAACCAAAAGTCTCTTCCATGGCTTTTTCGGTCCCTACCAAGCAATAGGAGCAACGTCCCATATCCCCGGGAATTAATACCGGCTGCCCTATCTTCTCATATTTTTTCGGAATATCTGGATGAAACGGGGGGAAAGCCCGGGTAGCACCTTTCCGGTGCACGCACAACTTCATTTTCTTTCCCTCAACATGATGTTCTTCTATTTTGGCAATATTATGAGCTACGTCATAGATGAGCTTTAATCCTAATGTTTCCGGAGTGCTGCTAAAAACTTTGGCAAAAACTTCACGAGTCCAGTGCATGATACATTGACGATTAGCCCAGGCATAATTCGCCGCACCGGCCATAGCAGCATAATAGTTTTTTCCTTCCGGTGAAGATAGAGGTGCACAGGCCAATTGCCGGTCAGGGAGTTGTATTTTATATTTCTGTACAGCTTTTTGCATCGTAGTCAAATAATCGGTACAGACCTGATGCCCTAATCCCCGGGAGCCGCAATGAATCATGACGGTAATCTGGCCTTCTTCCAATCCCAATTCCCGGGCGATTTCCGGTTCATAAACCTGATCGATCACCTGAATCTCCAGGAAATGATTTCCCGAGCCAAGAGTGCCCAATTGAGGTTTCCCTCTTTCCAGGGCATGCTGGCTGACCAGATCGGAATTCGCCCCTTTCATGCACCCTTCTTCTTCGGTAAATAAGAGGTCATCTTCCCAACCAAAACCCCGCTCTATTGCCCACTTAGAACCTTTTCTTAATACATCTCTCATTTCATGAAAGCTTATTTTTATCTTTCCTTGTGAGCCGACACCGGAGGGTATCGCTCTAAATAGTTCATTCACCAGGAGTTCAACTTTCGGTTTTACTTCTTTTAAAGTTAAATTAGTCCTTACTAATCGCACGCCACAACTTATGTCAAAGCCCACTCCTCCGGGGGAGATGACTCCCTCATCATCGGAAGCAGTAGCCGCTACGCCGCCGATACAAAAACCATAGCCCCAGTGGATATCGGGCATGGCCAGTGAACGCCCCACAATCCCCGGAAGACAAGCTGTATTGGCGACTTGCTCCGGAGCCTGATCCTGGCGTATTTTTTCTAATAAATTTGAAGAGGCATAGATCAGTCCGGGGACTCTCATGCCGGCATTATAAGTTTTAGGAATTTCCCAGCGATACGCATCTATCCTGTTTAAAGGTCCGTCCCAAGATTCTTTCATATTAATCATCTCCTTTATATAGACGATTACATAGATTTAAGAATATACTTATAACAAATAAATCATAAATAATAATAAGGTTCTGCTTAAATAAATTTCTATTTTTATAAGAATGTGACCCGAGCTGTATTTAAATATCGAAAATGACCTGGGCTCTCCAGAGTCCGCTTTCCTCATCTTTTTTAATTTCCAAATGATGGTAAGTTGCGGCTTTTATCTCTCTTTTTATTTTATGGCCGAGTTGGTCAATAGTCCTTCCCTTAATTTCTGCCCTGATTTGATTTTGAGATAAATCTTTGATGGTAAACCTATTTAAGATCACCCATTTTGTATCACTTATATATAAAAGTTCGTTAAGCCAGGCGAAGAGCAGGCCTTCCGGATTATCCGCTTCCAGTTTTATTTTATCAGCAAAGTTTTCTTTTAAATTCCTGGTGTCTCCGGCAATAATTTCAAACATTCCCCTGGCAGCATTAATAAAAACTTCTTTTTCGGTTTTCCCGTAGGCTGCTATCCCGATATCTGCTGTATGCTCAAGGATCTCAAATTCTTTCATAGATATTTATTACCTTTTTCACCCCTACCCAAACCCTCTCCCCTCGAACGGGGAAGGCGGGGAAGGGTCTTAACTTGTTGAACTTTTCAAATAAACAAAAAAACTCTCATCGCTTAGTAATATCTACTACTAGGGACGAGAGTTTGATCACGTGGTGCCACCCTGATTCAATAGGAAATTTCCTATCCTTCATTGGCTTATGTTTTAACACATCTTGTAGATGCGTTTCCGGATATTTTAATTTCCCCGGAAATATTAAAAAAGGGCGGAATTCGATAAAGCCCATACTGATTCTCACCAGCCATCAGCTCTCTGGAAATAACCCTTATCTACTTTCCCTTTCAATTTTTTTCTTGTATGGTATTTTGTTACCAATATTATAGGTTTTAATCACTCTTTTTGTCAAGCTTTGTAAAAGAAGGTTTCGAGTATCGAGTTAAGAAAAATAAAAAGAGACAAAAAACTGTTTTCATCTTCTTGACATTCGACTGACCGGTCAGTTAAAATATTAATCGATTAATCATTTCGAGAGGAGCAAAGGCTACACCATGAAAAAAATTGCTGATCTGGTTATAAAATACGCCTGGCTAATAGTGATAATTACGCTTGTTATCACCATTTTGGCAGGTTCACAAATAAATCGGTTAAATATCGAAGATGATATTACCAAATATATGCCGGAGGATGACCCGGAAATTAAGTTTTATCGGGAGGTCGTGGATAAATTCGGCGGTTCACAAGCAGAAACGGCAGTAATCTCTCTGGAATACGATGGACTTTTTCAGGTAGAAAATCTTCGGAGCGTAAAAAACATTATTGATGAATTAGAGGGTATTCCCTATATACAATCCGTCACTTCTTTTTTAAATATGCCTGAAATTATCAGCACTGAATACGGATTAGAAGTCAAGGATCTGGTAGAGATCTTTCCGGAAAACAATGAAGAGGCCGGGAAGCTTAAAGATCGGCTTCTAAACAATAATATGGTGAAGGGCAAATTTATATCTGCAGACGGCAATGTCACCCTATTAATCATAGCATTAAAAGAAGGTTATTCGGCAACAGGAAGCGAGCTAAAAAATAGTTTAATCAAGGTCATTGAACCTATAAAAGGAAAGGCTACAAAAATATATTACTCCGGCCTGCCCTTAATGAGCGCAGAAATATCCCAGAGTTCCCGGAGTACTATGAGTTTAGCTATTGCCGCTATCCTTATCATGCTCTTTGTCCTTTTCTTCTGCTTTCGAAGTGTTCGGGGAGTCGTACTACCCCTTTTTGTCGCTTTATTGTCTTCGGTGTGGGTTTTGGGATTAATCGCTTCTACCGGTAGAAATGTCACCATGGTAGCTGCCATCCTGCCGGTTATCATGATATCTTTGGCCACTGCTTATGGGATACATTTTGTCAGCCGTTATTATGAAGATAGATACCGCTTTGAACCGCTAACAGCAGTTAAATTGGCTTTTCGACATACTTTTTTACCTATAATGATGAGTGCTTTGACCACGATGGCTGGTTTTTTATCTCTTTCCGCTGCCATCGTAAGGCCGATTACCGAATTTGGTATTTTTTCTACCCTGGGAATATTTTTTGCCTTTATACTGGCAACTTTCTTCCTGGGTGCTTTTTATAGACTTTTTCCTCCTCCCAAAATACATAAAAAATTCTCTTCTGATTCTAACGATCTGATCAATAAATTATTGAACCTTATTTTTTATCTGGTTTCAGAAAAAAAGAAGACGGTTATCGTGATTTTATTAGTGGTGGTTTTAGCAGGAATCGGCTTTGCTACCCGGATCATACCCGATTCTTCCATGGAATCAAGATTGGGAGAAAAGAACCAAGTGGTAAAAACCTTGAATTATTTTAAAGAGAAATTTGGCGGGGTCGATACCCTTTATATTTACACGGAAGCTGATAATGTCAAGAACCCTTACGTCCTAAGACAGATAAAAAAAATTGAGGATTACTCGGAACGGCTCCCTTCACTAACGGAACCATCTTCGATCAGCGATTTTTTAATCGACCTTAATGATGCCATGGAAAATAAAAAGATCATCCCTGCCAATTTGGGAAAGATCGATAATCTCTGGTTTTTTGCCCAGAATAATGAATACCTTACTTCTATGGTGGGAGATGGGGATAAAGAAACGCTGGTATCCCTTAAGGCAAAAGAAATGACTTCTGATGCCCTTGATCTATCCATTGCTAAAATACGGGCATTTATAGAAACCATTCCCAAAAATGTAAAAGAGGTCGATCTTCAATCATTAGAAAAAGAAGAAGTCAAAAAATATTTCCCTTATATTGCAGAGGAAATTATTTCTTCCCTTCAGGCTAAAGGCATACAGATAAAAGATGTTGACGGTTTCAAGAACGAACTGATTCAATTGGCTGCTCAACCAAATAGTGAATTTGAAAGAAAAGACCCGGCATTTATTGCTGAAATATTGTCTCTTTCTACTTTAGAAATTGAAGATTTAGGATTGACCAAGGAAGAGATTGCACCTTTACTTTCATCTTATATCCAAGATGAGCAAAGCGCAGACCTCTTTATAGATGAACTGATGAGTCAAATAGGCTTATCAGAAGATGATGCTCTTTATTTACAAGAAATATTGGAAGTTTCTCGGGATATGGCACAGGAAAGAGAAAAAGTAAAAGAGGCACAAATAAGAGCAGAAAAATATTTAGATGCGCCCCTAACCGATGAGGAAAAGGATATCTTGTGGTATTTGAATGATAAAGTGGTTTTTGTACCTGATGATCATGAAGCTTCCAAACTCTCTTTTCGGCTGAGCGGAACACCGGTCATTATGGATCGGGTGAACCGCAGTGTGTTCAGGGGACAGATCAGGAGTATCATCCTGGCCTTTTTGCTGGTGTTTACCATGTTGGTCATTCAATTTAAATCGGTTAAAATCGGATTATTTTCTATGGCCCCTCTTGTTTTAACTATTATCACTACTGGTGGTGCTATGGGCTTCTTTAATATACCCTTGAATTTTTCTACCATGATGGTAGCAAGTATCGCCATAGGAGCAGGGATAGATTATACCATTCACTTTATTTCCCGCTATAAAAATGAAATAAAGCACAAGGATGCAAGAGAGGCACTAAAAATTACTCTGACCGGAACCGGAAGAGCGATCCTCTTTAATTCCATTTCTATTGCAGCCGGGGTTCTTGTACTCAGCTTTTCCAACATTAAGATGATGGCCTCTTTCGGCCAATTGATCGGAAGTGTTATGCTGGTAAGTGTTATATATACTCTATTGCTTCTTCCTATATTGTTGGCTAAAATCGATTTTAAATAAAAAGGAGTGAAAATAGTGAAAATAGTGAAAATAAGAAAATATGGTTTGTTGGTGATTACTGTTTGCTTGCTTGTTTTTGCGTTAAGTATGGTATCTGTGTCCTATGCAGAAGGAGCGGAGGCAGCCCTTAGCCTTAGCGCGGATGAAATTATAGATAAAGTGGAAGAGTACTCCCCTGATTATACTAATCAAAAAACTCTTTCCGAAATGATTCTCCTTGACCAGAAGGGAAATGAAGAAGTCAGAGAGATGGTGATGTTTTCTCAAGAAGGGGAAGAGGGAAAAAGCAGTATACTTGTTAGGTTTCTCTCTCCTAAATCGGCAAAAGGAGTTACGCTTCTAAATATCAATGATGGAGAAAGAATAGAGTTATATATGCCTGCCTTTGGCAAACCCAGGCGAATCGCCGGGGCTATAAAGGGCGAGGAATTTATGGGTACCGGCCTTTCCTATGAAGATATGAGTTTTGATTATAAAGATAAAGACTATGAAAAAACACTTTTGGAAGAAACAGAAGGAGAATACATTGTAGAAGTTTTACCGAGTGGAGAAGATGTGTCTTATGAAAAAATCATTATTCATGTAGATAAAGAAAAGTTTTATGCCAGAAAAGTAGAATTTTACAAAACAAGTAATGAGTTAACCAAAACCTTGACCATCAATAAAATACAAATTGACGATAAAGGTAAGATCACGCCGATGGAGATAGAATTTACAGATATAGCAGAAGGAAATAAAACCAAAATAGTCATCAAAGAAATAGAGTACGATGTCGAATTGTCATCCGATTTCTTTAGTATCAGGACCCTGTCAAAGCCGACACTTTGAGTCAGTTGTTAGTGAATAGTATTTGGCAAATATAGTAACAAGTAATGTGTAATGAGTAAAAAAGAAAAATTCAGGAAATGGAATAAAATAGTATTACCTATTGAGTATTGCGTTAGGGAAATAGTTGCCAAGGTCAAAAATCGTATCTTGTAAAAAAGATAGAATTTAGAAGTTAGGAGTAGGGGTTCGATTCATCGCACCCGCCGCTGTGCTATACTCTATAATATACCCGATATTCAATACGATTAAATAAGATTAAATAAGAGGAGGAAATATGATTCAACAAAATAGGATTTTTTTAACAATTTTAATCATTTTGTTGCTTTCTACTTCTGTATTAGCCGGAAGTTTTTCCGGTACTTTAACTTATTCCGGGCAATATAATTTTGCCCAAGATGAGCTGTCAAATACTCTAAATTTGGACCTTGACTATATTCATAGCCTCACCGACGATATCTTTGTAGAGGGAGATCTGCTCATTAGATATTCTGACAGTTCTTCTACCAATCCTCTGATGATTGTACCCAAGGAACTGTATATTGGCACTTATGACCTTATTATTCCTAATTTAGATTTAAACGCAGGCAGGCTGATTGTAAGCTGGGGTTCATCGGATATGTTTAGCCCTTTGGATAACTTTAATCCTTCGCCTCCCGGGATATCTTTTGCGGATAGATCCTCCAGAAAGAGCGGAGTCTGGGCGGTTGATGCAACTTATTATCTCAATGATATCACCTATCTGCAGGGACTATATCTTCCTCATTTTACTCCCTCATTCATGCCTGCAGGGTATGAAGAACAATTATATCTTTCCATGTTTTCTCCGGGATTTCAGGCACAGGGAATAGAAATAGATTCTATTAATTTAGACCGTAGTCTTCCCAAAAAACCAGCATGGGGAGTGAAACTGGGAAGAAGTTTTTCTACTTTTGATGCAGCGATCAGTTATTATAACGGATATTATCCCTTTGCTTATCCTGCGTCGGTAGAGCTCACTCCCGGAACTTCCGGGACATCTTTGAATTTAGGGTTGGAGTATCCCAAGAGAGATATCTTTGGATTTGAATTCCAGGGAGATTTCCCGGGGATTGAAGGGGCTACTTTAAGAGGGGATTT contains the following coding sequences:
- a CDS encoding serine--tRNA ligase; the encoded protein is MLDIKLIRSNPEKVKEALKKRKEKMDLEEVLNLDEKRRKLLLEADALKEQRNTVSEEIGKLKREKKDAQEKILAMKEVSAKIKELDARIKETEEKTAKILLEIPNIPHQSVPLGEDEKSNIEIRKWGKPREYDFTPLAHWDIGEALNILDFERGAALASARFTVLKGMGAKLERALINFMLDLHTNEHGYQEIFPPFLVNSETMTGTGQLPKFESDLFKCENGLYLVPTAEVPLTNLHRQEILNEDDLPLYYTAYTACFRKEAGSYGKDVRGLIRQHQFNKVELVKICTPENSYHELESLTKNAEEVLKRLELPYRVIVLCTGDIGFSAAKTYDVEVWLPAQGRYREISSCSNCEDFQARRAMIRYRSKEKEKVNFVHTLNGSGLAVGRTLVAILENYQQKDGSVIIPDVLRPYMGGVEKITR
- a CDS encoding RtcB family protein; the protein is MKESWDGPLNRIDAYRWEIPKTYNAGMRVPGLIYASSNLLEKIRQDQAPEQVANTACLPGIVGRSLAMPDIHWGYGFCIGGVAATASDDEGVISPGGVGFDISCGVRLVRTNLTLKEVKPKVELLVNELFRAIPSGVGSQGKIKISFHEMRDVLRKGSKWAIERGFGWEDDLLFTEEEGCMKGANSDLVSQHALERGKPQLGTLGSGNHFLEIQVIDQVYEPEIARELGLEEGQITVMIHCGSRGLGHQVCTDYLTTMQKAVQKYKIQLPDRQLACAPLSSPEGKNYYAAMAGAANYAWANRQCIMHWTREVFAKVFSSTPETLGLKLIYDVAHNIAKIEEHHVEGKKMKLCVHRKGATRAFPPFHPDIPKKYEKIGQPVLIPGDMGRCSYCLVGTEKAMEETFGSTCHGAGRIMSRMKAKKEARGRDIQQELREKGIIVKAESRGTLVEEMSDAYKDVNEVVEVMHQTGISRKVVRMRPLGVIKG
- a CDS encoding archease: MKEFEILEHTADIGIAAYGKTEKEVFINAARGMFEIIAGDTRNLKENFADKIKLEADNPEGLLFAWLNELLYISDTKWVILNRFTIKDLSQNQIRAEIKGRTIDQLGHKIKREIKAATYHHLEIKKDEESGLWRAQVIFDI
- a CDS encoding outer membrane lipoprotein-sorting protein, with the translated sequence MKIVKIRKYGLLVITVCLLVFALSMVSVSYAEGAEAALSLSADEIIDKVEEYSPDYTNQKTLSEMILLDQKGNEEVREMVMFSQEGEEGKSSILVRFLSPKSAKGVTLLNINDGERIELYMPAFGKPRRIAGAIKGEEFMGTGLSYEDMSFDYKDKDYEKTLLEETEGEYIVEVLPSGEDVSYEKIIIHVDKEKFYARKVEFYKTSNELTKTLTINKIQIDDKGKITPMEIEFTDIAEGNKTKIVIKEIEYDVELSSDFFSIRTLSKPTL